ACTCTTATCGATCATTTCCACCTGCATTGTCTGGTACCCGCCGGGGTTCTTAGTTTTGACAAACGGCACTGGCATACGGCTAACAGTAAATTTCTTTTTCGCGCAGATTCACTGGCAAAGGAGTTCAAAAAACGCTATCTGGCCGCGATCAAAAAAAACCTTAGTACTTTGTCCCAACCGGAAGATACTGTTTTTTCTCTCCAACAGGCAAAAGCAAAAGAGTGGGTTGTCTACGCCAAAAAACCATTTGCCGGTCCCAAACAAGTTCTGGAGTACCTGGGTCGTTATACCCACCGCATCGCAATTTCAAACCACCGTATTTTGTCAATTGATAATAATGAAATCATCTTCGAATATAAAGATCGACAAAACAATAACAAAAGCGAAAAGATGGTCCTTCCAGCCGGTGAGTTTATCCGCCGTTTCCTCCTCCACGTCTTGCCGCACAGGTTCATGAAGATCAGGTATTACGGTTTTTTGGCCAATAAAATCCGGCGTAAATCAATTCTTTTAATTCGCAGACTGATCGGCATTGCCATGGAAATTGAGCCTTTCATCAAGTAAACTTTACAGGAAAAAGTTTTACGTTTAACCGGCAAAGACATCTTTCTCTGCCCTGAATGTAAACAGGGGCGCATGGTCTGCCGAGCAGTACTATTACCTGACAGCAGCTGACCGCAATTACCTGTTGTCATCAACTT
This genomic window from Pseudomonadota bacterium contains:
- a CDS encoding IS91 family transposase, which codes for MKPRYELADIFRLYGDEYKKTHAMTDEQRKVMAAIEDCRTSQLGGHMDVCDNCGVIQNSYNSCRNRHCPKCQTMAKEEWLAKRKQELLPCGYFHLVFTLPHVLNPLILYNRKILLDALFSAVSGTLRAFAADPQWHLEGVPGLLTILHTWSQTLIDHFHLHCLVPAGVLSFDKRHWHTANSKFLFRADSLAKEFKKRYLAAIKKNLSTLSQPEDTVFSLQQAKAKEWVVYAKKPFAGPKQVLEYLGRYTHRIAISNHRILSIDNNEIIFEYKDRQNNNKSEKMVLPAGEFIRRFLLHVLPHRFMKIRYYGFLANKIRRKSILLIRRLIGIAMEIEPFIK